In Ciconia boyciana chromosome 14, ASM3463844v1, whole genome shotgun sequence, the genomic stretch CATGCCATCGGTCCTGTTGTCACCCGCGGTGCTCCCAAGCTGCAAGATAGAGCAGAGAAAGGGTCAGGCTGACATCAAGGCGTTTCATTGTCgctctgcatttatttctgcagcaaaggaGTCGGTGCCCTGGGCATGAAGATGTCACCCACTGGGTCAGGATGCACCTCGGGGGATGCAGCGGAGATGTCCCCCACCGCCCTGGGTGCTGCATTGGCACTCGCCTGCATCTTCTCGTCCAAGGAAAGCACTCACCTCTCCGGGGACTCGGACACGGTCGTCATGGCTGGGTGAGCCGTCTTCCCGAAGAAGAAGCTAGCCCACCAGTGGCCGGGGTCAGACTTGGGCAGACCTGTGGGACGGTGCGTGGGTCAACACAACCTGGGCAGCCCCGCTACCACCCCAGTCTCATCCCACAGGAGAGGCTGGGTCACCTCCAGTAAGATTTGCAGTGGAGGGGCCGGGAGCAGAGTCCCCCCACGGCCCCAAGCCGGGACAGGTGACACTTAcccggggggtgggggatgaCCTCCCCAGAGTACTCCGAGCTGCCGCAGGAGCTGTTGCTGGATGTGGAGCTCAGGCGCCCTGTGGAGAGACCACGGCCATCAGAGCCACCACCGACTCTCGGTCGTGCCGTGAAAAGCAGAACACAGCCTTGATGTGCCCATCCCTGGGGTGACACGGCTCAGTCTCATCACTACATTGCTCCAGTACTTGCCCAGCTTTAGTGCCAAGTCAAAAACCACTGGGAAGGAAACACTGGCGAGATTACAAGCTGGCCAAGAGCAGGTAGCAGAAAAGCACCTGAACACCTCTGTAGGAAAACACCTGCAACTAAGGACATTATTTAATGGCTTTGCATCTGTATGCAACACTTGGGAGGCCTTTGCAGATGACTTGAGGCCAAGAGGATGCAGATTCCTGCAGATAATCCATGCAGTTTTAGTCCAACTGCTACAAGCCTGTTACTAGCTTCAGCTCAAGGGGAATACTTTAATCCCCTCTGGTTTAGGCAATCCATTAAACCAGAAAGTCTCTCCCCTGGAAATGTACCTATCACTACCATTGCCCAGACTGGTTTTACAGCTCATTTCCACAGCAACAGTGCAAGATGCATTTGAAACTGTCACCTCCCCTCACCTACCACCTTAATAACAAGTGAAAGAGATTGCGAGACCCATCTCCAGCTGGTACAactgggcaggggctgcagtgGCCCAAGGGAGGGTCCAAGCAGCAGGAGGGACGGCTGCTGGCTGCCCCTCCTTCTCAGCAAGGAGCTTGCCAGCTCTCATGGGGCTTCAGCTGAAAGCACACACCTGAGCTCAGCTTCATCTTTGCTGGAGCCACATCCCCCCAAGCCTGGCAGAGCACCCTGCCCGCTCGCCCACCGCCCTcagcccaccccagccccgAGCGCACGCCCTTACTTCTGTAATAGTTGTGTGTTGCCATGAGCGAGCCGCTCGATGGGATGGACGCCATGGTTCTCGATCTTGGTTCTTGTGCAGATCTAAAACCTGCGAGCAGGGGGACAGCCGTCACTGCCAAGGGACCGCAGCACAGCCCCCGCAGCCACAGCCCACCTGGGCCCCGACCTGCACCCACACATGAGAAAGCTGCAGGAGTTTAAATAGTACCGGTGTGATTTCTCAAGAGATTTGACATGCATACTTTCACAGTAGCACTGCACTGGGTACGGAGGCCAGCGCTCGTAGTGCTACGCACGGTTTAAATCCGCAGCTGTAGAGCTCTGGCTAAGAGCTACGTGCAAAGCCAAAGTAATTCCCTCAAAAACGACTGCCTGCACAGAGCGCAGGCCTGGCAAGTCTGCACAGCACCTTCCCCAACCCCGCACGGGTGTTTTGCTTCCTTGCAGAAATCCAGCTTCCCTCACTGTATCAACAGTTGGGAGTTATGAAATCTCAGGCAGAGATTGCATAAGTAGCAAAGGAGTGTTTTGCTCGGGGCACATACCGAGGGTTTTCGTGCAAGGGGTTCCagccccagcctgtccccagcagtGCCTCCACCACCCCCGAGCCGGGGGCAAacctgcctgccctgcaccaTCATGCACAACACAGTCCCCCTCCTGCAACGTCCCCTTCCAGCACGGGCAAGAAAATTGCTCTCCCCGGGCCACAACATGTCCAGTTCTGAGCTGGAGAagtgtttttctcctcctggtACAAAGCACCTCCCTGCTAGGATGTTGACTCTTCCCATGCCCCACGGTCTGAGCCCTTCTTGTTCAACCAAGCTCCGAAAAGGCTCAGACACCCAAAGGTGCCAACTGCCAGTAGAAGCCACAGTCCCCTGGGCCTGCAGGACACCGAGCCCCGCTGCCATCCGCAGGAACAGCGAACGCACCGGCCTGGGCTATGAGCCAGGCACAGGAGAGGCACCCAGCGCCCCGGGACCTCCACCACCCCCCGGGCGTCCACATCCTCCCCAGTTCTCAATGAGGCTTGCCCTGGTTTAATGATGCACCCACTTGTTGGGTGTCCTGCTACAAAAGGTCTTCCACACGTTCCCATTAATACACTAATCCTTagtggagaaactgaggcacagagccGTCTCCCGTGAGTTTCACCCCAAAGGGAATCGCTGCAGCCTTGCAGTTGACCCTTTCCAAAGCAAACCCCCAAAAATCGCTACGGGCCGCCCcgtttccccccccccgccggggctgcaCGCCCGGTCGCAGCGCACCTGGGCTGGGCGGCGGGGtccggcgggcgggcgggcgggcgggcactAGGGCCGCGGGGGCCgctcggcggcggcgccgcccggGGAACGCAGCGTCCGCGTCCGTCCGCACCGCACGGCCTGagccgcggcgctgccggctccgccccccgccccgcccttATAGCCCCTCGGGCCACGCCCCCGCGGGGCGCGCCGCCAATCGGAATGGGAGGACGGGGGCACGCCCCTTCCCCAtgaggggcggggcctgcgcGGGCAGCGCGTGCGCAGCGCCGAGCACCGGCGGGACGGCCGCGCTGCGCGTTGGGTTTCAGCGTTAccggggggcagagggggcccTGTAAAGCTAGCGtgtaaatgaataaataaataaatacggATTTGCAGGGATCCTGAGCGGGCTGGGCTGTATCAACGTGTGGGGAgaaggctttattttaaaggaaaaggcCTGCAGCAACCTCTAAGTACAACCCACGCCAAAACACAACTCCTCCGTATTTGGGTACCGGCATCATACTGTATAGATGCTGTTATATAAACCAGCGGTATCGCAGGGTACGAGTCCTGGAGGGCCAAGGCGATGTCTTATCTACGTAAGAGGAATACAGAAACCTTACAGAAAATTGCTTGCTGCGTGGAATGGAAATGCGGTTGAGAACACAAAGTGAATCCACTTTTAAGTGTCAAAACAGCACTCAGGAGAGGTGCGAAGCCTCGCGTTATCTCCGCAAAGGCGGTTTTGATATTTGCTATAGCTGAAGTGTTACTCATTTATTCTCTCTCCCGAATTCGGTAATACTTCAGAGCAGAGTGCTGTGGCCCAGCACGCTGAGGGTTTCCAGTAAAGTCTTGCAGTTTGGGTGCAGGTGCGGGAAATGTTGTTTTTGGGGGGTGATGCTTTAAGCCATTTTAGGCTTTGGAGATAGGAGGGAGCCCATTTCCCAGCCTGGGGCGCTTCTTGTGCAAGCTCTTCATGCAATGGGGTTCATTCCTCCTCCCGTCTGTGATTTTTGTTATTAAGCGGGAGTTGTTCATTCAGCACCGGGGGGCGAGCA encodes the following:
- the PPDPF gene encoding pancreatic progenitor cell differentiation and proliferation factor is translated as MASIPSSGSLMATHNYYRRRLSSTSSNSSCGSSEYSGEVIPHPPGLPKSDPGHWWASFFFGKTAHPAMTTVSESPESLGAPRVTTGPMACGLVPAPGAGRRRHTSEPSYGPSA